Proteins encoded in a region of the Mariprofundus ferrinatatus genome:
- a CDS encoding class II fumarate hydratase: MSNMRTEKDSMGEMQVPADAMYGASTARAVENFPVSELRFSREFIRALGRIKQAAATVNCSLGKLGADQAELIVQAAKEVSEGKWDSEFVVDIFQTGSGTSTNMNANEVIACRCNQIDEKVSVHPNDHVNMGQSSNDVIPTAIHLAATDLLVYELLPALRHLLQAIEAKAGETMDAVKIGRTHLMDATPITLGQEISGWARQIDLGIRRLESTLPRITELAQGGTAVGTGLNTHPDFGRMIAAELSNSYGITFSESRNHFEAQAAQDAAVELSGQLRTVAVSLVKIANDVRLLNAGPRCGIGEITVPAVQPGSSIMPGKVNPVIAESLAQVSAQVIGNDAAIAFGGASGLLDLNVMLPVMAHNLLESERLMASASRMFADKCISGLVANRDRCADQIEWSMSMVTSLAPVIGYDRASQIAKQAVSEGKTVRQICLEEGVLPEDELDRLLDPASMLAPQA; the protein is encoded by the coding sequence ATGTCGAACATGAGAACTGAAAAGGATTCGATGGGGGAGATGCAGGTGCCTGCGGATGCGATGTACGGCGCATCAACCGCCCGTGCAGTTGAGAACTTTCCGGTATCAGAACTACGTTTTTCACGTGAGTTTATCCGTGCGCTGGGACGCATCAAACAGGCGGCGGCGACAGTCAACTGTTCACTGGGAAAGCTGGGGGCGGATCAGGCTGAACTGATTGTGCAGGCAGCCAAAGAGGTGTCTGAGGGCAAGTGGGACAGCGAATTCGTTGTCGATATTTTTCAGACCGGGTCGGGTACCTCGACCAACATGAATGCCAATGAGGTTATAGCCTGCCGTTGTAATCAGATTGACGAGAAGGTTTCTGTTCACCCCAATGATCATGTCAACATGGGGCAATCCTCCAATGACGTGATTCCGACCGCCATTCATCTGGCGGCCACCGACCTGCTTGTGTATGAATTGCTGCCCGCTCTGCGACATCTGTTGCAGGCCATCGAGGCGAAAGCGGGTGAGACGATGGATGCAGTGAAGATCGGCCGCACGCACCTTATGGATGCCACGCCGATCACCCTTGGACAGGAGATCTCCGGCTGGGCGCGACAGATCGATCTCGGCATCAGGCGACTGGAATCGACACTTCCGAGAATCACAGAGCTGGCTCAGGGTGGAACCGCGGTTGGCACCGGCCTCAATACCCACCCCGATTTCGGTCGCATGATTGCCGCTGAGCTCTCAAACAGTTACGGCATAACATTCAGTGAATCACGCAATCACTTCGAGGCTCAGGCAGCCCAGGACGCTGCTGTCGAGCTCTCTGGTCAGCTGAGAACGGTTGCGGTATCGCTGGTGAAAATTGCCAACGATGTGCGACTGCTTAATGCGGGGCCGCGTTGTGGCATCGGCGAGATCACTGTGCCCGCCGTACAGCCGGGCTCTTCAATCATGCCGGGCAAGGTGAATCCGGTGATTGCCGAGTCGCTGGCTCAGGTCTCTGCGCAGGTGATTGGCAATGACGCAGCAATCGCTTTTGGTGGTGCTTCCGGACTACTGGATCTGAATGTGATGCTGCCTGTGATGGCGCATAACCTGCTCGAATCCGAGCGCCTGATGGCAAGTGCATCACGGATGTTTGCCGACAAGTGTATCTCTGGGCTGGTTGCCAATCGTGATCGTTGTGCCGACCAGATCGAGTGGAGCATGAGCATGGTCACCTCGCTGGCTCCCGTGATCGGATATGATCGAGCCTCACAGATTGCCAAACAGGCAGTCAGTGAGGGTAAAACGGTTCGCCAGATATGTCTGGAAGAGGGGGTGCTGCCCGAGGATGAGCTGGACAGACTGCTCGATCCAGCTTCCATGCTGGCACCGCAGGCCTGA
- a CDS encoding ABC transporter ATP-binding protein codes for MLDIRNLSLSVSVQGKRVDAVSGVSLQLEAGRVLGLVGESGCGKSLTAQAILRLGEYQGVNKSSGDILINGESLFSMSDERLRRIRGGRIAMVFQEPMTALNPVFSIESQITEVIRLHLDMSKDQARQRAVDLLRDVGMQDAETILKQYPDALSGGMRQRVLIAMAMAADPDYIIADEPTTALDVSVQKRIIALLLNLQKKRGLGLLLVTHDFGLVAEMCDDVAVMYAGQIVEAGPVKEIFDRPAHPYTRALMGCRPEVSGSGGALAVIPGQVPQPGRWPVGCHFAPRCALADAACKATPVNADAWSGNSHVARCIHVENPA; via the coding sequence ATGCTTGATATCCGTAACCTCTCCCTCTCCGTATCCGTTCAGGGCAAACGGGTGGATGCTGTATCGGGAGTGTCGCTGCAGCTTGAGGCGGGGCGCGTACTGGGTCTGGTCGGCGAGTCCGGTTGTGGCAAGTCGCTGACTGCGCAGGCCATTCTCAGGCTTGGCGAATATCAGGGTGTGAACAAGAGCAGCGGTGATATTCTGATCAATGGCGAGAGCCTGTTCTCCATGAGCGATGAACGGCTCAGGCGTATACGCGGTGGTCGCATCGCGATGGTATTTCAGGAGCCGATGACTGCTCTCAACCCTGTTTTTTCGATCGAAAGCCAGATAACAGAGGTGATTCGTCTGCATCTGGATATGAGTAAAGATCAGGCGCGGCAAAGGGCAGTCGATCTGCTTCGGGATGTCGGAATGCAGGATGCTGAAACCATTCTCAAGCAGTATCCCGATGCCCTCTCCGGCGGTATGCGCCAGCGCGTGTTGATCGCCATGGCGATGGCCGCCGATCCCGACTACATCATTGCCGATGAACCGACTACTGCGCTCGATGTGTCAGTGCAAAAGCGTATTATCGCGCTACTGCTCAATCTGCAGAAGAAGCGCGGCCTTGGGCTGCTGCTGGTAACCCATGATTTCGGCCTGGTGGCTGAGATGTGTGACGATGTCGCCGTCATGTATGCCGGTCAGATTGTCGAGGCTGGGCCGGTGAAGGAGATATTTGACCGTCCGGCTCACCCCTATACGAGAGCACTGATGGGGTGCAGGCCGGAGGTTTCAGGCTCGGGTGGTGCGCTGGCTGTTATTCCCGGGCAGGTGCCGCAACCGGGCCGGTGGCCGGTGGGGTGTCATTTTGCTCCTCGCTGTGCGCTAGCCGATGCGGCGTGCAAAGCCACACCCGTCAACGCTGATGCATGGAGCGGCAACAGCCACGTGGCGCGCTGCATTCATGTGGAGAATCCGGCATGA
- a CDS encoding ABC transporter ATP-binding protein, whose translation MSCVLRVSGLSKTFASGGMFRATGDAKKAVVDLSFDLKAGETLAIVGESGSGKSTAARMAMQLLPADSGQIFWGENEVTHLSGRAIRGLRRHIQMVFQDPFASLNPRMRIWESVAEGLRVHQPELNRSQRRERVADVLSQCGLDESGMDRYPHQFSGGQRQRIGIARALIVEPKVLVLDEPVSALDVSVQAQILNLLNDIQKDRGLAYLFISHDLSVVRHIADRVAVMFAGHVVEEGGVADVFEACRHPYTEALLKARPIAHPDERSGGEVVAASDEGVALNGCPFRHRCLYAQEACSTFNCRLNSDGFACLYPLNSSHHE comes from the coding sequence ATGAGTTGCGTACTGAGGGTTTCCGGGCTCAGTAAGACATTTGCTTCCGGTGGCATGTTCCGTGCCACAGGTGATGCCAAGAAAGCGGTGGTTGATCTCTCATTCGATCTGAAGGCGGGAGAGACACTTGCGATTGTGGGCGAGTCAGGTAGTGGTAAATCGACTGCGGCGCGGATGGCGATGCAGCTGTTGCCTGCTGATTCAGGACAGATATTCTGGGGTGAGAACGAGGTGACGCACCTCTCCGGCAGGGCGATAAGAGGGCTTCGACGCCATATCCAGATGGTTTTTCAGGATCCATTTGCCAGCCTTAATCCGCGCATGCGGATTTGGGAGAGTGTTGCCGAGGGATTGCGGGTGCATCAGCCGGAGTTAAATCGCAGCCAGCGGCGTGAGCGGGTTGCGGATGTGCTCAGCCAGTGCGGCCTCGATGAGAGCGGTATGGATCGCTATCCGCACCAGTTTTCGGGAGGACAGCGCCAGCGAATCGGCATAGCCAGGGCACTGATTGTTGAGCCGAAGGTGCTGGTGCTTGATGAGCCGGTATCAGCACTCGATGTGTCGGTGCAGGCGCAGATTCTTAATCTGCTAAACGATATCCAGAAGGATCGCGGTCTTGCCTATCTCTTTATCTCCCATGATCTCTCGGTGGTGCGCCATATCGCCGATCGGGTGGCGGTGATGTTTGCCGGCCATGTGGTGGAGGAGGGGGGTGTTGCTGATGTGTTTGAGGCGTGCAGGCACCCCTATACCGAAGCGCTGCTTAAGGCGCGTCCGATTGCCCATCCCGATGAGAGGAGTGGTGGTGAGGTTGTGGCCGCAAGCGACGAAGGGGTGGCACTGAACGGTTGCCCGTTCAGGCATCGCTGTCTCTATGCGCAGGAGGCTTGCTCAACATTCAACTGCAGGCTGAACAGTGATGGTTTTGCCTGTCTCTATCCCCTGAATAGTTCTCACCATGAATAA
- a CDS encoding ATP-dependent DNA helicase, which produces MNKLAGLVRRDFEDESVLVSGLPGYARRDEQILLADEIAEAFEKRGLLLAEAETGTGKTLAYLIPALRSSDKVLISTHTRSLQDQLVHRDLPAVQKALGASRRVALLKGRSNYLCPQRLKRSLTSAQPEIWQQKSLLKVQKWSDSSRDGDLSGLDFDVFAKGIGAMVTATADQCLGSRCGDFENCPLMKARQKAQSADIVVTNHSLLLADAALKSGEYGEILPGFDAYVLDEAHALPELACQHFGVQLTRLTLITWLNDVQSLLDEMGDEPVLKKELVEIGRELLDAWQKGAMEEVENHWGDMLKRVDARRERSEELARVADRAEQIAADIAMVREPGEGYVGWSDGEPDNRRYVVAPVETGPVLKQHLWDRPAAFVLLSATLRVSGSFDYSKQRLGFEDAVESFHPSPFDYGRQAMIYLPRTLPDPRSEQGISAMTDEMETLIRASHGRAFVLFTSWQALTQIGPELARRLPWNVLIQGESGSRDAILETFRSDTHSVLCGTRSFWEGVDVPGEALSLVIIDKMPFAPPNDPLLKARIKRCEELGGSGFRDIQLPEAIATLRQGAGRLIRSVHDRGVMALLDSRLYVKGYGREVARNLPPAPIRDDLSEVRWFFEAAE; this is translated from the coding sequence ATGAATAAGCTGGCCGGCCTGGTCCGGCGCGATTTTGAGGATGAGTCGGTACTTGTCAGCGGGCTGCCCGGTTATGCACGGCGCGATGAGCAGATACTTCTGGCCGATGAGATTGCCGAAGCGTTCGAGAAGCGCGGCCTGCTGCTGGCTGAAGCGGAAACGGGAACCGGTAAAACCCTGGCCTACCTGATCCCTGCGCTTCGATCTTCGGATAAAGTCCTGATCTCTACCCATACGCGGTCTCTGCAGGATCAGCTGGTTCACCGAGACCTGCCCGCCGTCCAGAAAGCGCTTGGCGCCAGCCGCAGGGTGGCGCTGTTAAAGGGGCGCAGCAACTACCTCTGCCCACAGCGATTGAAGCGATCCCTGACCTCCGCGCAGCCTGAGATCTGGCAGCAGAAATCTCTGCTCAAGGTGCAGAAGTGGTCCGATAGCAGTCGAGATGGTGATCTTTCGGGACTGGATTTCGACGTCTTTGCCAAGGGGATCGGTGCGATGGTGACGGCCACGGCGGACCAGTGTCTGGGTTCCCGTTGCGGAGATTTTGAAAACTGCCCGCTGATGAAAGCACGTCAAAAGGCGCAGTCAGCCGACATTGTGGTAACCAACCACAGCCTGTTGCTGGCGGATGCGGCGCTGAAATCCGGAGAGTACGGTGAAATCCTGCCTGGCTTTGATGCCTATGTGCTCGATGAGGCGCATGCGCTGCCTGAACTTGCCTGTCAGCATTTCGGGGTGCAGTTGACCCGCCTCACGCTTATTACGTGGCTCAATGATGTTCAGTCACTGCTTGATGAGATGGGAGATGAGCCGGTTCTGAAAAAGGAGCTGGTGGAAATTGGCCGGGAACTGCTTGATGCGTGGCAGAAAGGGGCGATGGAGGAGGTTGAAAACCACTGGGGAGATATGCTGAAGCGAGTTGATGCCCGCCGTGAACGCAGCGAGGAGTTGGCCAGAGTGGCTGACCGGGCCGAGCAGATCGCCGCCGATATCGCCATGGTACGTGAACCCGGAGAGGGCTATGTCGGCTGGAGCGATGGCGAGCCGGATAACAGGCGCTATGTCGTGGCACCTGTCGAAACCGGACCGGTACTGAAGCAGCACTTATGGGACCGGCCTGCTGCATTTGTTCTGCTGTCAGCCACGCTGCGCGTATCCGGAAGTTTTGACTACAGCAAACAGAGGCTTGGTTTTGAGGATGCGGTTGAGAGCTTTCATCCATCTCCGTTCGATTATGGCAGGCAGGCGATGATCTATCTGCCGAGAACGCTTCCCGATCCCCGTTCCGAACAGGGAATCAGTGCAATGACCGATGAGATGGAGACACTGATCCGTGCATCACACGGGCGTGCTTTTGTACTCTTTACTTCATGGCAGGCACTGACCCAGATTGGTCCTGAGCTTGCCAGAAGGCTACCGTGGAATGTTCTGATTCAAGGGGAGTCGGGTAGCCGCGATGCGATCCTTGAGACCTTTCGCTCCGATACCCACTCCGTGCTATGCGGCACGCGCAGCTTCTGGGAGGGGGTGGATGTTCCGGGCGAAGCATTGAGTCTGGTGATAATTGATAAAATGCCATTTGCCCCGCCCAATGATCCACTGCTTAAGGCGCGCATTAAGCGGTGCGAAGAGCTGGGTGGAAGCGGGTTTCGCGATATCCAGTTGCCTGAGGCTATTGCCACCCTCAGGCAGGGAGCAGGAAGGCTGATCCGCTCGGTTCATGATCGTGGCGTGATGGCACTGCTCGACTCCCGCCTCTACGTGAAGGGGTATGGCAGAGAGGTGGCGAGAAACCTGCCTCCTGCACCGATCAGGGACGATCTCTCCGAAGTGCGCTGGTTCTTCGAGGCGGCTGAATAG
- a CDS encoding alanine/glycine:cation symporter family protein, which produces MSLLLPAGVAHAEAESAGVDAFFGTLNGYLASVLFFDVMPGEGSMPFIVAWLIVGAVYLTFRFGFINLRMMGHAMQILRGKYRSSDDQGEVSPFQALTTALSATVGLGNIAGVAIAVSIGGPGATLWMIIAGFFGMTSKFTEVTLAQMYREFRPDGHVMGGAMEYLSKGFAEKGMAGMGRKLAVLFAILCVGASFGGGNAFQVSQAMGAVQNELSFFKDYPWVFGVFMATAVGIVIIGGIKRIAHAAEALVPTMVFIYLTACLWIILSHLTDVPAAISLIVTEAFSPTAVAGGMIGVIVQGFKRAAFSSEAGIGSAAIAHSAASVKYPVRQGFVALYEPFIDTVVICTMTALVIILTGVYNAPEHAALVEASKGAALTAVAFGSVISWFPVILSISVVLFAYSTMISWSYYGERCWTYVFGEQFSMVYRLIFLMFIVLASLVSAGNILDFSDLLLLAMAFPNFLALYLLQGKVADALKDYMIRLRNGELDKEVGRH; this is translated from the coding sequence ATGTCGCTGCTGCTGCCTGCGGGTGTGGCGCATGCCGAGGCTGAATCGGCTGGTGTGGATGCCTTTTTCGGCACCCTCAACGGTTATCTTGCATCGGTGCTCTTCTTTGACGTCATGCCCGGTGAGGGGTCGATGCCATTTATCGTAGCCTGGCTGATTGTCGGTGCGGTCTACCTCACGTTCCGGTTCGGGTTTATCAACCTGCGCATGATGGGCCATGCCATGCAGATTCTGCGTGGCAAATACCGTTCATCCGATGATCAGGGTGAAGTCTCCCCGTTTCAGGCTCTGACCACGGCGCTTTCTGCAACCGTGGGTCTTGGCAATATCGCAGGTGTCGCCATAGCTGTCAGTATTGGTGGTCCGGGGGCCACCCTCTGGATGATTATTGCCGGCTTTTTCGGCATGACCTCTAAATTCACCGAGGTGACACTGGCACAGATGTATCGCGAGTTTCGCCCTGACGGCCATGTCATGGGTGGTGCGATGGAGTATCTTTCCAAGGGCTTTGCAGAGAAGGGGATGGCGGGTATGGGCCGCAAGCTGGCGGTTCTTTTTGCGATCCTGTGTGTCGGCGCATCGTTCGGCGGCGGAAATGCGTTCCAGGTGTCGCAAGCGATGGGTGCTGTGCAGAATGAACTCTCCTTCTTCAAGGATTATCCGTGGGTGTTCGGTGTGTTCATGGCGACCGCAGTGGGTATCGTGATTATCGGGGGCATCAAGCGGATCGCTCATGCAGCCGAGGCACTGGTCCCGACCATGGTCTTTATCTACCTCACCGCATGCCTCTGGATTATTCTTAGCCACTTAACCGATGTTCCCGCAGCGATCAGCCTGATTGTTACCGAGGCATTTTCCCCGACTGCCGTTGCCGGCGGCATGATCGGTGTGATTGTGCAGGGCTTTAAACGCGCTGCATTTTCGAGTGAGGCGGGTATCGGATCGGCTGCTATTGCTCACTCGGCTGCTTCAGTGAAATACCCGGTTCGCCAGGGTTTTGTTGCACTCTATGAACCGTTTATTGATACGGTGGTAATCTGCACCATGACCGCGCTGGTGATCATACTGACCGGCGTTTACAACGCGCCAGAACATGCCGCACTGGTTGAAGCGAGCAAAGGGGCTGCACTTACCGCCGTGGCGTTCGGTTCAGTGATCTCATGGTTTCCTGTGATCCTCTCCATCTCGGTGGTGCTCTTTGCCTACTCGACGATGATCTCATGGTCATATTATGGCGAACGTTGCTGGACCTATGTGTTCGGCGAGCAGTTTTCAATGGTGTATCGTTTGATCTTCCTGATGTTTATCGTGCTGGCCTCGCTGGTCAGTGCCGGCAATATTCTCGACTTCTCTGACCTGCTGTTGCTCGCCATGGCCTTCCCGAACTTCCTCGCCCTCTACCTGCTGCAGGGCAAGGTGGCCGATGCCTTGAAGGATTACATGATACGCCTGCGCAACGGAGAACTCGACAAAGAGGTTGGCAGACATTAA
- the thpR gene encoding RNA 2',3'-cyclic phosphodiesterase: MRLFAGIELPSNITDQLTLWWESERGYLDPDHWRPVAPHLWHLTLAFYGEVSGGDVDDLAEELAECSRNAKALTLKTGNFGFFPRASKPRVFWVGVDEAGDGDGLKHLARCCRRAGHATVRKRTATEAPFRGHITVARVRGHAALPDMEQLQMMADVPVLDWGVQRINLYQSILRPEGPQYRRLETFELNGSSNRTRGKYV, encoded by the coding sequence ATGCGACTGTTTGCCGGCATTGAGTTGCCATCAAATATTACAGATCAGTTAACGCTCTGGTGGGAATCGGAGCGGGGATACCTTGATCCTGATCACTGGCGCCCGGTGGCGCCGCACCTGTGGCATTTAACACTCGCTTTCTACGGCGAGGTTTCCGGCGGTGATGTCGACGATCTTGCAGAAGAGCTGGCTGAATGCTCCCGAAATGCTAAGGCTTTGACATTAAAAACAGGTAATTTCGGTTTTTTCCCAAGGGCATCAAAACCACGCGTTTTCTGGGTTGGGGTTGATGAAGCAGGCGATGGTGATGGTCTGAAACATCTTGCCCGTTGTTGCAGGCGGGCCGGGCATGCTACCGTTCGCAAACGCACCGCCACGGAGGCGCCGTTTCGGGGCCACATCACCGTAGCCAGAGTCAGGGGCCATGCTGCTTTACCGGATATGGAACAGTTGCAGATGATGGCAGATGTGCCCGTGCTTGACTGGGGAGTGCAGAGGATAAACCTTTACCAGTCCATTTTAAGGCCGGAAGGGCCGCAATACAGGCGGCTGGAAACATTTGAATTGAACGGTTCGAGCAATCGAACGAGGGGAAAATATGTCTGA
- the recA gene encoding recombinase RecA, with the protein MSEKSKALETALSQIERQFGKGTVMRLGDQAKVVVDVIPSGSLALDAALGVGGYPRGRVIEIYGPESSGKTTMALHAVAEAQKLGGQAAFVDAEHALDPSYAEKLGVDVDNLLVSQPDSGEQALEVVDMLTRSGGVDIIVVDSVAALTPKSELEGDMGDSHMGLHARLMSQALRKLTGSISRTKTTIIFINQIRMKIGVMFGNPETTTGGNALKFYTSVRLDVRRTGAIKKGDEVLGNDTRVKVVKNKVAPPFRQAEFSIMYGEGVSHAGEVLDMGVKYGLVNKSGAWYAKGNDRIGQGRDNAINFLKENPEILNEIEAGVRVELGLSKEAVVAE; encoded by the coding sequence ATGTCTGAGAAATCCAAAGCTCTGGAAACCGCACTTAGCCAGATCGAACGCCAGTTCGGCAAGGGAACGGTCATGCGTCTCGGCGACCAGGCAAAGGTGGTTGTGGATGTGATCCCGAGCGGCTCACTGGCTCTGGACGCAGCACTTGGCGTGGGTGGTTATCCGCGCGGTCGCGTGATCGAAATTTACGGTCCGGAATCCTCCGGTAAGACAACTATGGCACTGCATGCGGTGGCTGAAGCACAGAAACTCGGAGGGCAGGCCGCATTTGTAGATGCCGAGCATGCGCTTGATCCGTCATATGCCGAAAAGCTCGGTGTCGATGTTGATAACCTGCTGGTATCGCAGCCGGATTCCGGTGAGCAGGCGCTTGAGGTGGTGGATATGCTGACCCGTTCTGGCGGCGTGGATATCATCGTTGTCGATTCGGTTGCGGCGCTAACGCCGAAGTCCGAGCTGGAAGGTGATATGGGAGACTCTCATATGGGTCTGCATGCCCGCCTGATGAGCCAGGCGCTGCGCAAGCTGACCGGCTCCATCTCGCGCACCAAAACCACGATTATCTTCATTAACCAGATCCGTATGAAGATCGGTGTGATGTTCGGCAATCCCGAAACTACCACTGGCGGTAATGCCCTGAAGTTTTACACCTCGGTTCGTCTTGATGTGCGACGTACCGGCGCGATCAAGAAAGGTGATGAGGTGCTTGGTAACGATACCCGCGTGAAGGTGGTCAAGAACAAGGTGGCTCCGCCATTCCGTCAGGCTGAATTCTCGATCATGTATGGAGAGGGTGTCTCGCATGCAGGCGAAGTGCTTGATATGGGTGTGAAGTACGGATTGGTGAACAAGAGCGGAGCCTGGTACGCCAAAGGTAATGACCGCATCGGCCAGGGACGGGACAATGCCATCAACTTCCTCAAGGAGAATCCTGAGATTCTCAATGAGATTGAAGCCGGTGTCCGGGTTGAGCTGGGCCTGAGCAAAGAGGCAGTAGTCGCTGAATAA
- a CDS encoding regulatory protein RecX — protein sequence MAAFSYAARLLARREYCTAEMRSRLSQRGFEQELVAFVLEQLKQEGYLSEKRYAESYLRSRLNRGEAPWLAAQKAKQKGVDHTVLEAVLADMNEDFDAQEACRTLLEHRDPGGLRFEDERVWQRQARFLRNKGYNSATILRVLKQR from the coding sequence CTGGCAGCCTTCAGTTACGCTGCAAGGCTATTGGCACGCAGGGAGTACTGTACGGCAGAGATGCGCAGCAGGCTTTCGCAGCGCGGCTTTGAGCAGGAGCTGGTTGCATTTGTACTTGAGCAGCTCAAACAGGAGGGCTACCTGAGTGAAAAGCGCTATGCCGAGAGCTATCTGCGTTCGCGTTTAAACAGGGGCGAGGCACCATGGCTGGCGGCGCAGAAGGCGAAGCAGAAGGGTGTGGATCACACTGTACTGGAAGCGGTGCTGGCGGATATGAACGAGGATTTCGATGCCCAGGAGGCATGCAGAACCCTGCTTGAGCATCGCGATCCAGGCGGACTGAGGTTTGAAGATGAACGGGTGTGGCAGCGTCAGGCCCGTTTTTTGCGGAATAAGGGTTACAACAGTGCTACGATTCTGCGCGTATTAAAACAGCGGTAA